Within the Pseudomonas chlororaphis subsp. aurantiaca genome, the region TCAACCTGGGGCATTGCCATCCGCGGGTGGTGGCGGCGATTCAGCAGCAGGCCACCCGGCTGACCCACTACGCGTTCAACGCGGCGCCCCACGGGCCCTATGTCGAGTTCATGGAGCGGCTGGCGCGTTTCATGCCCTTGAGTTACCCGGTCAGCGGCATGCTCACCAACAGCGGCGCGGAGGCGGCGGAGAACGCCTTGAAGATCGTCCGTGGCGCCACCGGGCGCACCGCGGTGATCGCCTTCGACGGCGGCTTCCATGGCCGCACCCTGGCCACCCTCAACCTCAATGGCAAGGTCGCGCCCTACAAGCAAAAGATCGGCGTGCTGCCTGGTCCGGTGTATCACCTGCCCTACCCGAGCGCGGACAACGGCATGACCTGCGAGGAGGCGCTGAAGGCCATGGACCGGCTGTTCAGCGTGGAAGTCGACGTTGCCGAAGTGGCCTGCTTCATCGTCGAGCCGGTGCAGGGCGAGGCCGGTTTCCTGGCCCTGGACGTCGAGTTCGCCCGCGCCCTGCGGCGCTTCTGCGATGAGCAAGGCATCCTGCTGATTGCCGATGAAATCCAGTCCGGCTTCGGTCGCACCGGCCAGCGCTTCGCCTTCACCCGGCTGGGGATCGAGCCGGACCTGGTGCTGCTGGGCAAAAGCATCGGTGGCGGTGTGCCGTTGGGCGCGGTGGTCGGGCGCAAGGCGCTGCTGGACAACCTGCCCAAGGGCGGCCTGGGCGGCACCTATTCCGGCAACCCCATTGCCTGCGCGGCGGCCCTGGCGACCCTGGACGAGATGAGCGACCTCAACCTGCAAACCTGGGGCGAGCGCCAGGAGCAAGCCATCGTCAGCCGCTTCCAGCGCTGGCGGGCCGAGCGCCTGACACCCTATCTCGGGCGCCTGACCGGGGTCGGCGCCATGCGTGGCATCGAACTGGTCAAGGCCGACGGCTCGCCGGCCCCGGAGCAACTGAGCGCACTGCTCAGCGCCGCGCGGGACGCCGGCCTGCTGTTGATGCCCAGCGGCAAATCGCGGCACATCGTCCGCCTGCTGGCGCCGCTGACCATTGAACTCGAGGTGCTGGAAGAAGGGCTGGATATTCTGGAGGACTGCCTGGCGCGGTTGGCATAACACCAGATGTTTGCGCAAAAGCCGCTCTCCATGGACACTGGCGCGCCTCATGCCATCGACAAGGAAGCGCAACATGATGTGTCCCAGCTACAGAGAGCGGCCCACGGCC harbors:
- a CDS encoding 2-aminoadipate transaminase, yielding MSSESISQSISIVHPIRLSHGKNAEVWDENGKRYIDFVGGIGVLNLGHCHPRVVAAIQQQATRLTHYAFNAAPHGPYVEFMERLARFMPLSYPVSGMLTNSGAEAAENALKIVRGATGRTAVIAFDGGFHGRTLATLNLNGKVAPYKQKIGVLPGPVYHLPYPSADNGMTCEEALKAMDRLFSVEVDVAEVACFIVEPVQGEAGFLALDVEFARALRRFCDEQGILLIADEIQSGFGRTGQRFAFTRLGIEPDLVLLGKSIGGGVPLGAVVGRKALLDNLPKGGLGGTYSGNPIACAAALATLDEMSDLNLQTWGERQEQAIVSRFQRWRAERLTPYLGRLTGVGAMRGIELVKADGSPAPEQLSALLSAARDAGLLLMPSGKSRHIVRLLAPLTIELEVLEEGLDILEDCLARLA